A single region of the Lysinibacillus sp. B2A1 genome encodes:
- a CDS encoding NAD-dependent malic enzyme, with amino-acid sequence MDIMQKAAEMHREAQGKMKIVAKVPVQDTYDLSLAYSPGVAQPCIEIENNPQAVYDYTIKGNLVGIVTDGTAVLGLGDIGPEAALPVMEGKAILLKRFADVDAFPICLATKDVDEIVRTVKAIAPTFGGINLEDISAPRCFEIEDRLRQECNIPVFHDDQHGTAIVVGAGLLNAVKIVHKKPQDMKVVINGAGAAGIAILRLLLQMGYENVIMCDTKGIIYDGRQEGMNKIKDQIAKLSNPANLQGTLEDAITGSDVFIGVSVANLLTKAHIESMNADPIVFALANPNPEITYDNARAWGVRVMGTGRSDYPNQVNNMLAFPGIFRGALDVRATDINEAMKLAAVEAIASLVSEEVLCEEFIIPKSMDERVAGVVAKAVGSAAIESGVSVLFQQPTLQA; translated from the coding sequence ATGGATATTATGCAAAAAGCAGCGGAGATGCATAGAGAAGCACAGGGGAAAATGAAAATCGTTGCAAAAGTACCTGTACAAGATACATATGATTTAAGCTTAGCGTATTCACCAGGGGTTGCACAGCCCTGTATCGAAATCGAAAACAATCCTCAGGCTGTGTATGATTATACAATCAAAGGAAATTTAGTGGGTATTGTTACGGATGGTACAGCTGTACTTGGGCTTGGTGATATTGGACCTGAGGCTGCACTGCCTGTAATGGAGGGAAAGGCTATTCTTTTAAAACGCTTTGCGGATGTTGATGCATTTCCAATTTGTCTTGCAACAAAGGATGTAGATGAAATTGTGCGTACAGTCAAAGCTATTGCTCCAACTTTCGGAGGAATTAATTTAGAGGATATTTCTGCTCCTCGTTGTTTTGAGATAGAAGACCGCCTTCGTCAGGAATGTAATATTCCTGTATTTCACGATGACCAACATGGCACGGCTATCGTAGTAGGGGCAGGCTTATTAAATGCTGTGAAAATTGTTCATAAAAAACCACAGGATATGAAAGTAGTCATTAATGGTGCTGGTGCAGCAGGGATTGCCATTTTACGTTTATTACTTCAAATGGGCTATGAAAATGTTATCATGTGCGATACAAAGGGAATTATTTATGATGGTCGTCAAGAGGGAATGAATAAGATTAAGGACCAAATTGCGAAGCTTTCTAACCCAGCTAATCTTCAAGGAACATTAGAGGATGCTATTACTGGAAGTGATGTTTTTATCGGTGTTTCAGTTGCCAATCTTTTAACAAAAGCCCATATAGAATCTATGAATGCAGATCCAATTGTCTTTGCTTTAGCAAATCCAAATCCAGAAATAACTTATGATAATGCGCGTGCATGGGGCGTTCGTGTAATGGGGACGGGCCGTTCTGATTATCCTAACCAAGTGAACAATATGTTAGCATTCCCAGGAATTTTTCGTGGTGCACTAGATGTTCGAGCTACAGATATTAACGAAGCGATGAAATTAGCGGCAGTTGAGGCGATTGCATCATTAGTGTCAGAAGAAGTGTTATGTGAAGAGTTTATTATCCCAAAATCTATGGATGAGCGCGTTGCGGGTGTTGTAGCCAAAGCAGTTGGAAGTGCTGCCATTGAATCTGGCGTTTCAGTGTTATTCCAACAACCAACACTACAGGCATAA
- a CDS encoding esterase, whose product MNTPFTFKHTQPTTMNPQKKYPAIFLLHGMGSHEDDLPQLVQDFKEQCHVFSLRGPITQKPGYAFFTIQEIGKPDREIFDKVLVALQRFVLEAIDEYKIDPHKVFVLGFSQGAVLAQSLAFVMGNLITGIVALSGYTPKFVTEEYAIRPINHLRAFISHGDYDYVIPSQWGAESKETFEQFGASVTFKQYADGHGVTPENLRDLTTFLAQELQENYQ is encoded by the coding sequence ATGAATACACCATTTACCTTTAAGCATACACAACCTACTACTATGAACCCTCAAAAAAAATATCCAGCGATTTTTTTATTGCATGGAATGGGTAGTCATGAAGATGATTTACCACAATTAGTGCAAGATTTTAAAGAACAATGCCATGTTTTTAGTCTACGTGGACCTATTACACAAAAGCCTGGCTATGCTTTTTTCACTATCCAGGAGATTGGTAAACCAGACCGTGAAATCTTTGATAAAGTGTTAGTGGCATTACAACGGTTTGTGTTAGAGGCTATTGACGAATATAAAATTGATCCACATAAAGTATTCGTGTTGGGCTTTAGTCAAGGGGCAGTTTTGGCACAATCACTTGCTTTTGTAATGGGCAATTTAATTACTGGTATAGTAGCATTAAGCGGCTATACACCAAAATTTGTCACAGAAGAATACGCAATTCGCCCAATCAATCATTTACGAGCGTTTATTTCTCACGGTGATTATGATTATGTTATTCCGTCACAATGGGGTGCTGAAAGTAAAGAAACTTTCGAACAATTTGGAGCATCGGTAACATTTAAACAGTACGCAGATGGACATGGCGTTACACCAGAAAACCTACGCGACCTAACTACCTTTTTAGCGCAGGAATTACAAGAAAATTATCAATAA
- the proC gene encoding pyrroline-5-carboxylate reductase, with amino-acid sequence MKYGFIGLGNMTTAIIKGMCKSGDFDSTIIYGYNRTKAKTTKLATSYGIQAASSIADIMSNCDVIILGVKPQMLPEVLSEVKKYLHDNHVIVSIAAGKNITYLQDRLSKNTPIIRVMPNINALIGASTSCYTASEQVSTAQLQLIISLFETVGTIIEVPEHLFSIFTTIGGASPAFTYMYIDALARAAVREGMPKNMALDIAANAVLGSAKMILQSQEHPWALVDQVCSPGGTTIQGVSSLQSNHFETTIHDAVAAVTDKDRSLSK; translated from the coding sequence GTGAAATATGGATTTATCGGCCTTGGTAATATGACAACAGCGATTATTAAAGGAATGTGTAAAAGCGGGGATTTCGATTCTACCATAATCTATGGTTATAATCGGACGAAAGCCAAAACAACAAAATTAGCAACCTCTTACGGAATTCAAGCTGCAAGCTCTATCGCAGACATTATGTCAAATTGTGATGTCATTATCCTTGGTGTTAAACCCCAAATGCTGCCAGAGGTTTTATCAGAAGTGAAAAAATATTTACATGACAATCACGTCATTGTTTCCATTGCTGCAGGCAAAAATATTACATATCTACAAGATCGTTTATCTAAAAATACCCCTATTATTCGTGTAATGCCTAATATTAATGCCCTTATCGGTGCATCCACAAGCTGCTATACAGCAAGTGAACAAGTATCAACTGCACAGCTTCAACTCATTATTTCCTTGTTTGAAACAGTCGGCACTATTATTGAGGTGCCAGAGCATTTATTTTCTATTTTTACTACAATAGGTGGAGCTTCACCAGCATTTACTTATATGTATATCGACGCTTTAGCACGTGCAGCTGTACGCGAAGGAATGCCGAAGAATATGGCGCTAGATATAGCTGCAAATGCTGTACTCGGCAGTGCTAAAATGATTTTACAATCACAGGAGCATCCATGGGCACTTGTAGATCAGGTATGCTCACCAGGTGGAACTACCATTCAAGGTGTATCCTCCTTACAAAGCAATCATTTTGAAACAACGATTCATGATGCAGTAGCTGCTGTGACTGATAAAGATCGAAGCTTATCCAAATAA
- a CDS encoding protoheme IX farnesyltransferase translates to MEQNLKTEHQQQSRSSILAQTVKTGIIKSNLIPMWAGLTLGMYKNKMTFIENIPEIIFATIGSALVIGAAGAFNNVYDRDIDAIMPRTQSRPTVTGEMSAKSTLALAFALLILGVAVLYLASPLAAAFGFLGVFLYVVPYTMWTKRRTIYNTEIGSIGGAIPPVIGWAAVSSDITHPAILGLFFVMVIWQMPHFYAIAIRKHADYEAAKVPMLPVVKGMRRTYYQTNFYLLLLILSSFLFGSLSIGIMLVALLLSIAWLVMSIYGYHSNKDQIKWATKMFVFSLFHMTILFSTVIVYSLVGVIFKLY, encoded by the coding sequence ATGGAACAAAATCTAAAAACGGAGCATCAACAACAATCTCGCTCTTCTATTTTAGCGCAAACAGTTAAAACTGGGATTATTAAATCCAATTTAATTCCTATGTGGGCTGGTTTAACGCTAGGGATGTACAAAAATAAAATGACTTTTATCGAGAATATACCTGAAATTATTTTTGCCACGATTGGATCCGCGCTTGTTATTGGAGCCGCTGGGGCATTTAATAATGTCTATGATCGGGACATTGATGCCATTATGCCTCGTACACAAAGTCGTCCTACAGTTACAGGCGAGATGTCCGCAAAATCTACACTGGCTTTAGCGTTTGCTTTGCTTATTTTGGGTGTGGCTGTACTATATCTTGCATCACCTCTAGCTGCGGCATTTGGCTTTCTTGGAGTATTTTTGTATGTAGTGCCATATACAATGTGGACAAAGCGCCGCACTATCTATAATACAGAAATTGGGAGTATAGGAGGGGCAATTCCACCTGTTATTGGTTGGGCCGCAGTTTCTTCCGATATTACACATCCTGCGATACTTGGATTATTTTTTGTCATGGTTATATGGCAGATGCCTCATTTTTATGCGATTGCTATTCGTAAGCATGCTGACTATGAAGCGGCAAAAGTTCCAATGCTTCCCGTTGTAAAAGGAATGCGCCGAACGTATTATCAAACGAACTTTTATTTACTATTACTGATTTTATCAAGCTTCCTATTCGGCTCATTAAGTATTGGTATTATGCTTGTGGCACTATTGCTAAGTATCGCATGGCTTGTTATGAGTATTTACGGCTACCATAGTAACAAGGATCAAATTAAATGGGCGACAAAAATGTTTGTGTTCTCACTGTTCCATATGACTATTTTGTTTTCAACAGTGATTGTGTACTCTTTAGTAGGTGTTATTTTTAAATTGTATTAA
- a CDS encoding serine/threonine protein phosphatase, whose product MNRILAISDIHGELELFEELLIAANYNAAYDQLFLLGDYIDRGPASSGVLNLVSELRAMGARVLLGNHEAIMLKACRSGHLKPWNHWVGLCGGDATLASYGYQVADFEEAIRNNTLPTFIQTLPKLEEHLQLIETLETYIELEDVIFVHGGVVPGVALAETDPMQLLWIREEFHTGYQGDKTVVFGHTPTYRLHQNPTNYNVYFGENHIIGIDGGAVFGGQLHALEWPSREIISVDKKKPASNE is encoded by the coding sequence ATGAATAGAATACTAGCTATTAGTGATATACACGGTGAATTAGAACTCTTTGAGGAACTATTAATCGCAGCAAATTATAATGCTGCGTATGATCAGCTATTTTTACTAGGTGATTATATTGATCGAGGACCTGCTTCAAGCGGTGTGTTAAACCTAGTGAGCGAATTGCGAGCAATGGGTGCACGGGTTCTACTAGGAAACCATGAGGCGATTATGCTAAAAGCTTGTCGCTCTGGCCATTTAAAGCCTTGGAATCATTGGGTAGGGCTATGTGGCGGGGATGCTACGCTTGCAAGCTATGGATATCAGGTAGCGGATTTTGAAGAAGCCATTCGTAATAACACCTTACCAACTTTTATTCAGACCTTACCGAAGCTCGAAGAACATTTACAGCTTATCGAAACACTTGAAACTTATATTGAGTTAGAAGATGTTATCTTTGTGCATGGTGGTGTTGTTCCTGGTGTAGCTTTGGCAGAAACTGACCCTATGCAATTGTTATGGATACGAGAAGAATTTCATACAGGCTATCAAGGAGATAAAACAGTCGTCTTTGGTCATACCCCCACGTATAGACTTCATCAAAATCCAACTAATTACAATGTCTATTTTGGTGAAAATCATATTATTGGCATTGATGGCGGGGCTGTCTTTGGCGGGCAATTACATGCATTGGAATGGCCAAGTCGCGAAATCATATCAGTGGATAAGAAAAAGCCAGCAAGTAACGAATAA